Proteins from a single region of Microbacterium sp. zg-Y818:
- the dcd gene encoding dCTP deaminase: MLLSDRDIRLEIDEGRIGLDPWMPEMVQPSSVDVRLDRYFRLFDNHKYPFIDPAEDQPELTRLIEVDPNEPFILHPGEFALGATFEQVTLPDDVAARLEGKSSLGRLGLLTHSTAGFIDPGFTGHVTLELSNVATLPIKLWPGMKIGQLCFFRLSSAAENPYGSGPYGNRYQGQRGPTASRSSLNFHRTDVGARDLGSIGA; the protein is encoded by the coding sequence GTGCTGCTGAGCGACCGCGATATCCGACTCGAGATCGACGAAGGCCGTATCGGCCTCGACCCCTGGATGCCGGAGATGGTGCAGCCTTCCAGCGTCGACGTGCGGCTGGACCGCTACTTCCGCCTGTTCGACAACCACAAGTACCCGTTCATCGACCCGGCCGAGGATCAGCCCGAGCTGACGCGCCTCATCGAGGTTGATCCGAACGAGCCTTTCATCCTGCATCCGGGCGAATTCGCCCTCGGCGCCACCTTCGAGCAGGTGACCCTGCCCGATGACGTCGCCGCCCGCCTCGAGGGGAAGTCCTCCCTGGGCCGCCTCGGCCTTCTGACCCACTCCACCGCGGGGTTCATCGACCCAGGGTTCACCGGTCACGTGACCCTGGAGCTGTCCAACGTCGCGACCCTCCCGATCAAGCTGTGGCCGGGCATGAAGATCGGCCAGCTCTGCTTCTTCCGGCTGTCTTCGGCGGCGGAGAACCCCTACGGTTCGGGACCCTACGGCAACCGGTACCAGGGCCAGCGGGGCCCGACGGCGTCGCGATCGTCCCTCAACTTCCACCGCACCGACGTCGGCGCACGCGACCTCGGGTCGATCGGGGCCTGA
- a CDS encoding signal peptidase I, with protein sequence MTAITHSIPLPGLTSRRALRAAGHHEHSLLHYLAVALSASLLTITAALAVAVIMLPALVGGTAMTVLTQSMEPGLPPGTLIVTRATPTDEIAVGDVITYQIRSGEAAVVTHRVISKTYTDGELTFVTQGDNNNTPDPEPVREVQIRGTLWYSVPLLGWVNNLINGANRDIVISVAAGGLFLYALRTSILAGLERRRERAEAASEH encoded by the coding sequence ATGACCGCAATCACACACTCCATCCCGCTCCCCGGGCTCACCTCGCGTCGCGCCCTCCGCGCCGCAGGTCACCACGAGCACAGCTTGCTGCATTACCTGGCCGTCGCCCTCAGCGCGTCGCTGCTCACCATCACCGCCGCTCTCGCCGTTGCCGTCATCATGCTGCCGGCCCTCGTCGGTGGCACCGCCATGACCGTGCTGACCCAGTCGATGGAGCCCGGGCTGCCGCCCGGCACCCTCATCGTCACCCGCGCGACGCCGACCGACGAGATCGCCGTCGGCGACGTCATCACCTACCAGATCCGCTCCGGCGAGGCAGCTGTGGTCACTCACCGGGTGATCTCCAAGACCTACACCGATGGCGAACTCACCTTCGTCACCCAGGGCGACAACAACAACACGCCCGATCCCGAGCCGGTGCGAGAGGTGCAGATCCGCGGCACCCTCTGGTACAGCGTGCCGCTGCTGGGATGGGTCAACAACCTCATCAACGGGGCCAACCGCGACATCGTGATCTCCGTCGCCGCGGGCGGGCTGTTCCTCTACGCCCTCCGCACCAGCATCCTCGCGGGCCTCGAGCGACGCAGGGAGCGCGCCGAGGCGGCATCCGAACACTGA
- a CDS encoding alternate-type signal peptide domain-containing protein: protein MNKITKASIATAAGVLLLLGGGGTFASWNASADIAGAEITAGNLVVTDPGTEGTWAANGDDINIAAYRVVPGDVLTFTKTMSIVAEGDSLSATLALSEASITPANPANAVDQALVGYLEANAVLTAEGAGITQSADGFTVAPGAAGIEQDVTVTVTITFPYGTEGSNNDAKTGAVNLNDLSVTLTQHTAAA from the coding sequence ATGAACAAGATCACCAAGGCCTCCATCGCCACCGCAGCCGGTGTCCTCCTGCTCCTGGGCGGCGGCGGCACTTTCGCCTCGTGGAACGCGTCGGCCGATATCGCGGGTGCCGAGATCACGGCGGGAAACCTCGTCGTCACCGACCCCGGCACCGAAGGCACCTGGGCGGCCAACGGCGACGACATCAACATCGCCGCCTACCGGGTGGTTCCGGGCGATGTGCTCACCTTCACCAAGACGATGTCGATCGTCGCCGAGGGTGACAGCCTGAGCGCCACGCTCGCGCTGAGCGAGGCGTCCATCACGCCCGCCAATCCCGCCAACGCGGTCGACCAGGCGCTGGTCGGCTACCTCGAGGCCAACGCGGTGCTCACCGCGGAAGGCGCTGGCATCACCCAGAGCGCCGACGGCTTCACCGTCGCCCCGGGTGCTGCAGGGATCGAACAGGACGTCACCGTCACCGTCACGATCACCTTCCCCTACGGCACCGAGGGCTCCAACAACGACGCCAAGACCGGTGCCGTGAACCTCAACGACCTGAGCGTCACCCTCACGCAGCACACCGCCGCCGCGTGA
- a CDS encoding MFS transporter, whose amino-acid sequence MSSSPGATPDVPVTADTDALPVMGLGLRRDTPAPRKTLLAWALWDWAAQPFNTVILTFIFTALYLTTDAFLPADIAALPDDDRVKEVAEAGLAAGLGWGTTIAGLLILALAPVLGQQADAAGRQKLWLGIGTGGLVMSMALLWFVEPAPALFWLGVALISAGTVFSEIAGVNYNAMLIGIATPRTIGRISGLGWGFGYLGGIVALILVVVFYMSDWFGLSEDGGLPFRIIAVGCALWTLAFSIPIFLSVPEPSAGRPERRVGLLRGYGLLVRDVMGLYRSPQSRPTFWFLLSSAVFRDGLSGVFTFGAIIAGSVFGFEFLDLVIFGIAANVVAGVSTLIVGRFDDLFGPKTVILWSLGAMVLMAAAVFALVDAGTIVFWIGGLALCACVGPAQSASRSFLARLTPAGREGEIFGLYATTGRAAGWMTSLLWATLITLTGMTAFGILGIAVVLLLGFVLLLPVKAPPRAG is encoded by the coding sequence ATGAGTTCATCCCCCGGCGCGACTCCCGACGTGCCCGTCACCGCCGACACCGACGCACTGCCCGTGATGGGCCTGGGCCTGCGACGCGACACCCCCGCCCCCCGCAAGACCCTGCTGGCGTGGGCGCTGTGGGACTGGGCGGCGCAGCCGTTCAACACGGTGATCCTCACCTTCATCTTCACAGCGCTGTACCTCACGACCGACGCGTTCCTGCCCGCCGACATCGCCGCGCTCCCCGACGACGACCGGGTGAAAGAGGTCGCCGAGGCGGGCCTGGCCGCGGGGCTCGGCTGGGGCACCACGATCGCGGGGCTGCTGATCCTGGCGCTCGCCCCGGTGCTGGGCCAGCAGGCCGATGCGGCCGGACGCCAGAAGCTGTGGCTCGGAATCGGCACCGGCGGTCTCGTCATGAGCATGGCGCTGCTGTGGTTCGTGGAGCCGGCCCCCGCGCTGTTCTGGCTGGGCGTGGCGCTCATCTCCGCCGGCACCGTGTTCAGCGAGATCGCCGGCGTCAACTACAACGCCATGCTCATCGGCATCGCGACGCCGCGAACCATCGGGCGCATCTCGGGTCTCGGCTGGGGCTTCGGCTACCTCGGCGGCATCGTGGCCCTGATCCTCGTCGTCGTCTTCTACATGTCGGACTGGTTCGGCCTGAGCGAGGACGGTGGACTGCCCTTCCGCATCATCGCGGTGGGCTGCGCCCTGTGGACCCTCGCCTTCTCGATCCCGATCTTCCTGAGCGTGCCCGAGCCGTCGGCCGGACGACCCGAGCGACGCGTCGGCCTGCTGCGCGGTTACGGCCTGCTCGTGCGCGACGTCATGGGCCTGTACCGCTCGCCGCAGTCGCGGCCGACCTTCTGGTTCCTGCTGTCCAGCGCGGTCTTCCGCGACGGTCTCAGCGGGGTCTTCACGTTCGGCGCCATCATCGCAGGCAGCGTCTTCGGTTTCGAGTTCCTCGACCTCGTGATCTTCGGCATCGCGGCAAACGTCGTCGCCGGCGTCTCGACCCTCATCGTCGGGCGCTTCGACGACCTCTTCGGACCCAAGACGGTCATCCTCTGGTCGTTGGGCGCGATGGTGCTCATGGCGGCGGCGGTCTTCGCGCTGGTGGATGCCGGAACGATCGTCTTCTGGATCGGAGGGCTGGCACTGTGCGCCTGCGTCGGCCCGGCGCAGTCGGCATCCCGGTCGTTCCTCGCTCGCCTGACCCCCGCCGGACGCGAGGGTGAGATCTTCGGCCTGTACGCCACCACGGGCCGCGCTGCGGGTTGGATGACGTCGCTGCTGTGGGCGACCCTGATCACCCTCACCGGCATGACGGCCTTCGGCATCCTCGGGATCGCCGTCGTGCTGCTGCTCGGCTTCGTGCTGCTGCTGCCGGTGAAGGCGCCGCCTCGCGCAGGGTGA